Proteins found in one Chlamydia sp. 04-14 genomic segment:
- a CDS encoding diphosphate--fructose-6-phosphate 1-phosphotransferase: MELLSVNKSYFELQRLHYRPETLSFLNGITSLHIVDSTEPPSIPEDLQEHIPNLCSIPEVTIQKGEASPSQPLKIGVLLSGGQAPGGHNVVIGLFEGLRAFNPKTKLYGFIQGPLGLTRGLYKDLDISVIYDYYNVGGFDMLSSSKEKIKTKEQKSTILTNVKKLKLDGLLIIGGNDSNTDTAMLAEYFLKHNCNIPIVGVPKTIDGDLKNFWIETPLGFHTSCRIYSEMIGNLEKDTLSIKKYHHFVRLMGQKASYTTLECGLQTLPNVTLISEHIAMRKISLQKLSEHIAMGLVNRYRSGKNYSTILIPEGLLEHVFDTRNLINELNVLLLDNNLNLDNVNKKLSPESLKTFSSLPIEIAHQLLIARDSYGNVRVSKIATEELLAALIKKEIQKIEPNMEFQPVNHFFGYESRAGFPSNFDANYGLALGIVSALFLVRQRTGYMVTINNLARSYSEWTGGATPLYKMMQLEHRLGENTPVIKTDSVNPNAPEVQYLLNQSDTCLMKDLYCFPGPLQYFGEERLIDQRPLTLLWENRK; encoded by the coding sequence ATGGAGCTTCTCTCTGTAAATAAAAGTTATTTCGAATTGCAGCGTTTGCACTATCGTCCAGAAACGTTAAGTTTCTTAAACGGTATTACATCGCTACATATTGTAGATTCTACAGAGCCTCCATCTATCCCTGAAGATCTTCAAGAACATATTCCTAATTTATGTTCTATTCCTGAAGTCACCATTCAAAAAGGTGAAGCCTCTCCTTCACAACCTTTAAAAATTGGTGTTTTACTTTCTGGGGGTCAAGCGCCTGGAGGCCATAACGTAGTTATAGGACTCTTTGAAGGCCTACGCGCTTTCAATCCTAAAACAAAGCTCTATGGGTTTATCCAAGGTCCTTTGGGGTTAACGCGTGGATTGTACAAAGATCTCGATATTTCTGTAATTTATGATTATTACAATGTTGGTGGTTTTGACATGCTCTCTTCAAGTAAGGAGAAAATCAAAACCAAGGAACAAAAAAGCACAATTCTCACTAATGTAAAAAAGCTTAAGCTTGATGGTTTGCTCATTATAGGGGGAAACGATTCTAATACCGACACAGCGATGCTCGCTGAGTATTTCCTTAAGCATAACTGCAATATTCCTATTGTAGGGGTGCCTAAAACTATTGATGGGGATCTCAAAAATTTCTGGATTGAAACACCACTAGGTTTTCATACCTCCTGTCGCATCTATTCAGAAATGATCGGAAATTTAGAAAAAGACACTTTATCTATAAAGAAGTACCACCATTTTGTCCGCCTCATGGGACAAAAAGCTTCCTATACCACTTTAGAATGTGGTTTGCAGACCTTACCTAATGTTACCCTCATTAGCGAGCATATCGCCATGAGGAAGATTTCCCTACAAAAGCTCAGCGAACATATCGCTATGGGTTTGGTAAACCGTTATAGATCGGGGAAAAACTATAGTACGATACTTATTCCCGAAGGCTTGCTTGAACATGTGTTTGATACAAGAAACCTGATTAATGAATTGAATGTCTTATTGTTAGACAACAATCTGAATTTAGATAATGTAAATAAAAAGCTTTCTCCAGAATCTCTGAAGACATTTTCCTCTCTACCTATAGAAATTGCGCATCAATTACTCATTGCAAGAGACTCTTATGGCAATGTGCGTGTATCTAAAATTGCCACTGAAGAACTCTTAGCCGCATTAATAAAAAAGGAAATCCAAAAAATAGAACCAAATATGGAATTCCAACCTGTAAATCACTTTTTTGGTTATGAATCTCGAGCAGGGTTCCCCTCAAATTTTGATGCAAATTATGGACTAGCCCTGGGCATTGTTTCTGCTCTTTTTCTCGTGAGACAACGGACTGGCTATATGGTAACCATCAATAACCTTGCTCGTTCCTATAGCGAATGGACTGGTGGAGCTACACCTTTATATAAAATGATGCAATTGGAACATCGCTTAGGAGAAAATACGCCAGTAATTAAAACTGACTCTGTAAATCCTAATGCTCCAGAAGTACAGTATCTACTAAATCAAAGCGATACATGCTTAATGAAAGATCTCTACTGTTTCCCAGGACCGTTGCAATACTTCGGTGAAGAACGTTTAATAGATCAAAGGCCACTAACATTATTATGGGAAAATAGAAAGTAG
- a CDS encoding alpha/beta hydrolase: MSTTCRKHEQRHVIKFNILNNITTFGVLHTPLQACAPYPLVITLHGLASSKIGSKRTHVQLAEKLTEQGIAVLRVDLPGHGDSEGSLYDFSFSDYITSANEIVSHGYGLNNIDTKNIGVFGSSLGATLALLNMPTLQYVKSLAVWAPTIQGAVWLQEAINIPNNLIAHAPSSEDILYAGMPINKTFCSQFIEMDVTKEVPKFSDSLSILHMQGEDDTTVSLHHQKIFAEAMSHKPNLCEIRTYPNTGHHIPQSCSMLLELVQWLKHQLIP; the protein is encoded by the coding sequence ATGAGCACTACATGCCGCAAACATGAACAACGCCATGTTATAAAATTTAATATTCTTAATAACATCACAACTTTTGGTGTTCTTCATACACCTTTGCAGGCTTGTGCTCCCTATCCTTTGGTGATTACTCTTCATGGATTAGCCTCAAGTAAAATTGGTTCCAAACGTACTCATGTGCAGCTTGCTGAAAAACTCACAGAACAGGGTATCGCTGTCTTGCGTGTTGATCTTCCTGGACATGGCGATTCCGAAGGTTCCCTATACGACTTCTCATTTAGTGATTATATCACTAGTGCAAATGAGATTGTTTCCCATGGTTATGGCTTAAATAATATCGATACGAAAAATATTGGTGTTTTTGGCTCTTCATTAGGAGCAACGTTAGCTCTATTAAATATGCCCACCTTACAATATGTAAAAAGCCTTGCTGTATGGGCACCAACAATTCAAGGTGCTGTATGGCTACAAGAAGCTATCAATATTCCTAATAATCTTATTGCCCATGCTCCATCCTCAGAAGATATTCTCTATGCAGGTATGCCAATCAACAAAACGTTTTGTTCTCAATTCATTGAAATGGACGTGACTAAAGAAGTTCCTAAATTTTCTGATTCTTTATCTATATTGCATATGCAAGGAGAAGACGATACCACTGTATCTTTACATCATCAGAAAATCTTTGCCGAGGCTATGAGCCATAAACCGAATCTTTGTGAGATACGCACATATCCAAATACAGGACATCATATTCCTCAGTCTTGCTCTATGTTACTAGAACTTGTACAATGGTTAAAACATCAACTTATTCCCTAG
- a CDS encoding diphosphate--fructose-6-phosphate 1-phosphotransferase: MHPNFSDLNGVVIPGTPPLPRELQKFPSLLPTNDLRFSPKFDANVAKLFPNTYDSPYLKFTSGTIPDVHPLKVGVMLSGGPAPGGHNVIWGLLHSLKKIHPDSSLIGFLNNGQGILNNNTVEITEEFMECFRNSGGFNCIGTGRTNIITEENKAACLKTVKALDLDGLVIIGGDGSNTATAILAEYFSQHHPKTCVVGVPKTIDGDLQHLFLDLTFGFDSATKFYSSIISNISRDTLSCKAHYHFIKLMGRSASHIALECTLQTHPNITLIGEEIAEKNVPLKTIIHKVCSIIADRAAMGKYYGIILIPEGIIEFIPEINNLVKEIERIPEGIDKFSSLSRESQKLLKSFPEAIANQLLNDRDAHGNVYVSKISVDKLLIHLVDNHLKKHFKNVPFNAISHFLGYEGRSCLPTKFDNTYSYALGYGAGVLTFNRCNGYLTVIESLINIVDKWRLRAMPIVKMFTTKKKSDGTIKPLIKKSLIDISSPAFLKFKLYRKIWALEDSYRFLGPLQIDTPPNAHSDHFPPLTLLLNHNEWQKRCSICMEIPDCDY; encoded by the coding sequence ATGCATCCAAACTTTAGCGATCTCAATGGTGTAGTTATTCCAGGCACACCTCCTTTGCCTAGAGAACTACAAAAATTCCCCTCTTTGCTTCCTACCAACGATCTGCGTTTTTCTCCTAAATTTGATGCTAATGTTGCTAAGCTTTTCCCCAATACCTATGACAGCCCCTATCTAAAATTCACCTCAGGAACCATACCAGACGTACATCCATTAAAAGTGGGTGTGATGCTATCCGGAGGACCCGCTCCTGGTGGTCATAATGTCATTTGGGGATTATTACACAGTTTAAAAAAAATCCATCCAGATAGCTCCCTAATAGGGTTTCTAAATAACGGTCAGGGAATTCTTAACAACAACACGGTAGAGATTACCGAAGAATTTATGGAATGTTTTAGAAATTCTGGAGGTTTTAACTGTATAGGAACAGGAAGAACAAATATCATTACGGAAGAAAATAAAGCTGCATGCTTAAAGACAGTAAAAGCTTTAGATCTTGATGGTTTAGTAATTATCGGCGGGGATGGCTCAAATACAGCAACTGCAATTCTTGCAGAATATTTTTCTCAACATCATCCCAAAACCTGTGTTGTAGGGGTGCCTAAAACTATTGATGGAGACCTCCAACATCTATTTTTAGATCTTACCTTTGGATTTGATTCGGCAACAAAGTTTTACTCTTCAATCATTAGTAATATCTCAAGAGATACACTATCTTGCAAAGCACACTATCATTTTATAAAGCTTATGGGCCGATCAGCATCTCATATTGCTTTAGAATGTACCCTACAAACCCATCCAAATATCACTCTTATAGGCGAAGAAATCGCAGAAAAGAATGTCCCCCTAAAAACGATCATTCATAAAGTATGTTCGATTATTGCTGATAGAGCCGCTATGGGAAAATACTACGGGATTATCCTCATTCCTGAAGGTATTATCGAGTTTATTCCTGAGATTAATAATCTTGTTAAAGAGATAGAGAGAATCCCTGAAGGTATTGATAAATTCTCATCGTTATCTCGAGAATCTCAGAAACTATTAAAAAGCTTCCCCGAGGCTATTGCCAACCAGCTTCTTAATGATAGGGATGCTCACGGAAATGTCTATGTATCTAAAATTAGTGTAGATAAGCTCCTCATCCACCTTGTAGATAATCACCTAAAGAAACATTTCAAAAATGTTCCCTTTAATGCGATTTCGCATTTCTTAGGTTATGAAGGGAGATCCTGTTTACCCACAAAATTCGATAACACCTATAGTTATGCTCTAGGTTATGGCGCGGGAGTTCTCACATTTAATCGTTGCAATGGTTATCTCACAGTTATTGAGTCTCTAATCAATATAGTGGATAAATGGCGGCTACGTGCCATGCCTATTGTGAAAATGTTTACAACCAAGAAAAAATCAGATGGGACTATAAAACCCCTAATAAAAAAGAGCTTAATAGATATAAGTAGTCCAGCTTTCCTTAAGTTTAAATTATATAGAAAAATCTGGGCTCTTGAAGACTCTTATCGCTTTTTAGGACCACTACAAATTGATACACCACCAAACGCACATTCCGATCATTTTCCTCCGCTAACCCTACTCCTTAATCATAATGAATGGCAAAAAAGATGCTCAATCTGTATGGAAATTCCTGACTGTGATTATTAA
- a CDS encoding anion permease, with the protein MNKQKRFLSLLFLTLVLLGIWFCPHPEAINPNAWHLFAVFTTTILGIILQPVPMGAIVIIGISTLLLTQTLTLEQGLSGFHNPIAWLVFLSFSIAKGIIKTGLGERVAYFFVSILGKNPLGLSYGLVITDFLLAPAIPSVTARSGGILYPVVMGLSESFGSSAEKGTESLIGSFLIKVAYQSSVITSAMFLTAMAGNPLVAALASNAGVALTWATWAKAAVIPGLLSLILMPIVLYKLYPPTISSCEEAIRTAKLRLKEMGPLKKGEKIILMIFILLVVLWTFGDLLRISATTAALIGLSLLILTNILDWHKDVMANTTAWETFIWFGALIMMASFLNQLGFIPLIGDSVAAGVAGLSWKVGFPILFLMYFYSHYLFASNTAHIGAMFPVFLAVSISLGTNPIFACLVLAFSSNLFGGLTHYGSGPAPLYFGSQLVSVKDWWRSGFVLSIVNIVIWVGIGSLWWKILGLI; encoded by the coding sequence GTGAATAAACAAAAACGTTTCCTATCTCTTTTATTCCTCACTCTCGTGCTCTTAGGTATATGGTTTTGCCCTCACCCGGAAGCGATAAACCCTAATGCTTGGCATCTATTCGCTGTATTCACAACGACAATTTTAGGGATTATTCTACAGCCTGTGCCTATGGGGGCCATAGTCATTATCGGGATTTCTACACTTTTACTTACGCAAACCCTAACCTTAGAACAGGGGTTGTCAGGATTTCATAATCCGATAGCCTGGCTGGTCTTCTTATCATTTTCCATAGCGAAAGGTATTATTAAAACAGGGCTTGGAGAACGTGTTGCCTATTTTTTCGTCAGTATCTTAGGAAAAAATCCTTTAGGGTTAAGCTATGGTTTAGTAATCACAGATTTTCTATTAGCTCCTGCGATTCCCAGTGTAACGGCACGTTCTGGAGGTATTCTCTATCCTGTAGTTATGGGGTTATCAGAATCATTTGGAAGTTCTGCAGAAAAAGGTACAGAAAGCCTAATTGGATCTTTTTTAATTAAAGTCGCATATCAAAGTTCTGTAATTACTAGTGCCATGTTCCTTACAGCCATGGCAGGTAATCCTCTAGTAGCAGCTTTAGCGAGTAATGCTGGAGTTGCTTTAACTTGGGCAACATGGGCAAAAGCCGCAGTAATTCCTGGATTACTTAGCTTAATACTTATGCCTATAGTCCTCTATAAGCTCTATCCACCAACAATTAGTTCCTGTGAAGAAGCCATCCGGACAGCAAAATTACGTCTTAAAGAGATGGGACCTTTGAAAAAAGGTGAAAAGATTATCTTAATGATTTTCATTCTTCTTGTTGTCTTATGGACATTTGGAGACTTATTAAGAATCTCAGCAACAACAGCAGCTTTAATCGGTTTATCTCTACTGATTCTTACAAATATTTTAGATTGGCATAAAGATGTTATGGCCAATACCACTGCATGGGAAACTTTTATTTGGTTCGGTGCTCTTATTATGATGGCATCATTCCTAAATCAACTGGGCTTTATTCCTCTAATTGGGGATTCCGTAGCTGCAGGAGTTGCAGGATTATCTTGGAAAGTAGGCTTCCCAATTCTCTTCCTTATGTACTTTTACTCGCACTATCTATTCGCAAGTAATACAGCACATATTGGAGCGATGTTCCCAGTATTTCTAGCAGTCTCTATATCATTAGGAACAAACCCAATTTTTGCCTGCTTAGTACTCGCTTTTTCAAGTAACTTATTTGGTGGACTCACGCACTACGGTTCAGGACCTGCTCCCCTTTATTTTGGTTCTCAACTTGTTTCGGTCAAAGATTGGTGGCGGTCTGGTTTTGTCCTCAGTATTGTAAATATCGTCATTTGGGTCGGTATTGGCAGCTTATGGTGGAAGATTCTCGGTCTTATCTAA
- a CDS encoding DUF1186 domain-containing protein, which yields MTMEISHILEDLAYDEGILPREAIEAAIVKHAQITPYLLQILEDATERVPELINDGSYQGHLYAMYLLAQFRESRALPLIIKLFSYTDDTPHAIAGDVLTEDLPRILASVCDDESLIKELIETPGINPYVKAAGISSLVHLVGVKKISRDATIRYFGELLNYRLEKSPSFAWDSLIAAICALYPGELFYPISKAFNADLVDVTFISMEDVTNIINEETIESCLQELLSSPELINDTLEEMEKWLEDFPIEP from the coding sequence TTGACGATGGAAATTTCTCATATCTTGGAAGACCTCGCTTACGACGAAGGGATACTTCCCAGAGAAGCTATAGAAGCTGCTATCGTCAAACATGCGCAAATTACTCCCTATCTACTTCAGATTCTTGAAGACGCCACGGAACGCGTACCAGAATTAATCAACGACGGTAGTTATCAAGGACATCTCTATGCTATGTATTTACTAGCACAGTTTCGAGAAAGCCGAGCTCTTCCATTAATCATCAAGCTTTTCTCGTATACCGATGATACACCCCACGCAATTGCTGGTGATGTTCTTACGGAAGATCTTCCAAGAATTCTTGCTAGCGTATGTGACGATGAATCTTTGATTAAGGAGCTTATAGAAACTCCTGGGATCAATCCCTACGTAAAAGCTGCAGGAATTTCTAGTCTTGTACATCTTGTAGGGGTCAAAAAGATCTCCAGAGATGCAACGATTCGTTATTTTGGAGAATTGTTAAACTATAGGTTAGAAAAAAGTCCTTCTTTTGCTTGGGACAGTCTTATAGCCGCTATATGCGCATTATATCCCGGGGAATTATTCTATCCAATTAGCAAAGCTTTTAACGCTGATCTCGTAGATGTGACTTTCATCAGCATGGAAGATGTAACGAATATCATAAATGAAGAAACCATTGAGTCCTGTCTACAAGAACTCCTATCCTCACCAGAACTCATTAACGACACCCTAGAAGAAATGGAAAAATGGCTCGAAGATTTTCCTATAGAGCCTTAA
- a CDS encoding ABC transporter ATP-binding protein has translation MTNLVTINNLSIAIRKQVILNNINLQLKKGECLTIVGASGSGKSSLALAILGLMQPNQGTITFHVDPKTPKAKTVQIVWQDVHSSLNPTMSIEDLILEPLHIIGTYSKEKQKEKIQRVLQLVNLPLSVLRLKPHKLSGGQKQRVAIAKALVCEPDLLICDEPISALDTLNQSLILELFQTIKQQCESTLLFITHDMSAAYYIADTIAVMDKGSLVEYGPRDKIFLDPKHEKTQELLDAIPIFSLEDTECSSYYTSQEKALV, from the coding sequence ATGACTAATTTAGTAACTATAAATAATCTGTCCATTGCGATTAGGAAACAAGTTATTCTTAATAACATCAATCTCCAATTAAAAAAGGGAGAATGTCTGACAATTGTTGGCGCGAGCGGATCAGGGAAGTCTTCACTAGCTTTGGCTATTTTAGGATTAATGCAACCCAATCAAGGTACTATTACCTTTCATGTTGATCCCAAAACACCAAAAGCAAAAACAGTACAAATCGTCTGGCAAGATGTACACTCAAGTTTAAATCCTACAATGAGTATCGAAGATCTCATTTTAGAACCTCTACATATCATAGGAACCTACTCTAAAGAAAAACAGAAAGAAAAAATCCAACGTGTTTTACAACTCGTTAATCTACCGCTATCCGTACTACGGTTAAAACCTCATAAACTTAGCGGAGGTCAAAAACAACGTGTAGCCATTGCAAAAGCTTTAGTATGTGAACCTGATCTCCTTATTTGTGACGAACCGATATCTGCTTTAGACACCCTAAATCAATCATTGATATTAGAACTTTTCCAAACGATAAAACAGCAATGTGAAAGTACACTACTCTTCATCACACATGATATGTCAGCAGCTTACTATATCGCAGATACTATTGCTGTTATGGACAAAGGATCCCTTGTAGAATATGGTCCCAGAGATAAAATTTTCTTAGATCCTAAACATGAAAAAACCCAAGAGCTTCTTGACGCCATTCCGATATTTTCTCTAGAAGATACCGAATGTAGTTCCTATTATACATCTCAAGAGAAAGCACTTGTTTAA
- a CDS encoding ABC transporter ATP-binding protein: MPDTLLNIQNLTIASNNPRRLLIDNLSLTIKKKHSLALVGENGSGKTTITKAILGFLPDNCEIVEGDIFFEDQNLKTMSYKNFQKIRGKKIATVLQNAMGSLTPSMRIGAQIVETLRQHNPITKKEAYSKAIELLASVRIPNPERCFHLYPFELSGGMRQRTVIAISLASSPELILADEPTTALDSVSQAQVLRILRKVHKENNTAMLLVTHNLALVTELCDDIAIIKDGQLVETGSVKEIFSSPQHSYTKRLLKAVSKIPLTASSSPILKAKLTTLRNTDTLQTIHD; the protein is encoded by the coding sequence ATGCCTGATACGCTACTGAACATACAAAACCTTACGATAGCATCGAATAATCCACGCAGATTACTGATAGATAATCTTAGTCTTACTATCAAAAAAAAGCATAGCCTAGCTTTAGTAGGAGAGAATGGTTCAGGGAAAACAACAATTACCAAAGCGATTCTTGGTTTCCTTCCAGATAATTGCGAAATTGTAGAGGGCGATATCTTCTTTGAAGATCAGAATCTGAAAACAATGTCGTATAAAAATTTCCAAAAGATTCGAGGGAAGAAAATAGCTACGGTATTGCAAAATGCTATGGGATCCCTTACACCATCTATGCGCATAGGAGCGCAAATTGTAGAAACCTTACGACAACATAATCCCATAACTAAAAAAGAAGCTTATTCAAAAGCTATAGAATTATTAGCAAGTGTACGCATACCTAATCCAGAACGCTGTTTTCATCTCTATCCTTTTGAATTAAGTGGTGGTATGCGTCAACGTACAGTAATCGCTATATCTTTGGCTAGCTCTCCAGAACTTATTCTTGCTGATGAACCTACAACAGCTCTAGATTCTGTATCACAAGCTCAAGTATTGCGCATATTACGTAAAGTTCATAAAGAGAATAATACAGCAATGTTGCTAGTCACCCATAATCTGGCACTAGTAACAGAACTCTGTGATGATATTGCGATTATTAAAGATGGCCAACTTGTGGAAACTGGAAGCGTGAAAGAGATTTTCTCTTCTCCACAACATTCCTATACAAAACGTCTTCTCAAAGCCGTATCAAAAATTCCTCTGACAGCCTCCTCTTCGCCTATTTTAAAAGCGAAGCTTACAACTTTAAGAAATACAGATACCCTACAGACAATTCATGACTAA
- a CDS encoding ABC transporter permease gives MDISLKSSQPTLWQRMKGNTMFMVGISILGTLILGAILLPWIYPNYELTSLEHTLAQPGKMFPFGTDSLGRCMLARTIQGIRLSLLIAVTATLIDVLVGLLWSTVALSSGKKVAFLMMRITEILFSIPRIPVIILLLVIFDHGILPLILAMTLTGWIPIARIIYGQFLLLENKEFVLSAKTMNASTFHILRKHLLPNTLTPIISTLIFTIPGAIYTEAFISFLGLGIQPPQASLGTLVKEGINAIDYYPWLFFIPSFFMITLSISFNLIGEGAKALFIEENSHA, from the coding sequence ATGGATATTTCTTTAAAATCTTCTCAACCCACTCTTTGGCAACGTATGAAAGGAAATACCATGTTTATGGTAGGAATCTCCATACTTGGGACTTTAATCTTAGGTGCCATTCTTCTTCCATGGATTTATCCTAATTATGAACTAACCTCTTTGGAACATACTTTAGCGCAACCAGGAAAAATGTTTCCTTTTGGAACAGATTCTCTCGGACGTTGTATGTTGGCTAGAACCATTCAGGGTATTCGCCTATCGTTACTGATTGCTGTAACAGCAACCCTTATAGATGTCTTGGTAGGACTCCTTTGGTCTACAGTAGCTCTATCCTCAGGAAAGAAAGTTGCCTTTCTGATGATGCGTATTACAGAAATCCTATTTTCAATTCCTAGAATTCCTGTAATCATTCTTCTTCTTGTTATCTTTGATCATGGGATTCTTCCCCTGATTCTTGCTATGACACTTACAGGATGGATACCTATAGCACGAATTATCTATGGACAATTCTTATTATTAGAAAATAAGGAATTTGTACTTTCTGCAAAGACTATGAATGCGTCTACATTTCATATTCTAAGGAAACACCTTTTACCCAATACACTTACACCAATTATCTCTACGCTCATTTTTACTATTCCTGGAGCGATATATACAGAAGCCTTTATCAGCTTTTTAGGCTTAGGAATTCAACCTCCACAAGCTAGCTTAGGGACGTTAGTAAAAGAAGGTATTAACGCTATTGATTACTACCCTTGGTTATTTTTCATTCCATCATTTTTCATGATTACACTCTCAATAAGCTTTAACCTGATTGGAGAAGGAGCAAAAGCTCTATTCATAGAGGAAAACTCTCATGCCTGA
- a CDS encoding ABC transporter permease: MFRYIKKRLIFNLLSLWIILTLTFLVMKTIPGDPFNDESSNTLSQETLQILKSRYGLNKPLYQQYIHYLKSLVTLDFGNSLVYKDRSVTSIISTAFPASAILGFESLILSISGGISLGTLAALRKKKQGRYILLSSILQISIPAFVLATMLQYIFAVKIPIFPIACWGNFSHTILPSLALAITPMAFITQLTFSSVSSVLNKDYVLLAYAKGLSPIKVVLRHILPYAVFPTISYAAFLVTTVMTGTFAIENIFCIPGLGKWFVCSIKQRDYPVTLGLSVFYGAFFMLASLLSDLIQAMIDPQLRYSYKEVEQETNFSQESEHL, from the coding sequence ATGTTCCGTTATATAAAGAAGCGCCTAATATTTAACTTGCTTTCTTTATGGATCATCCTAACCTTAACTTTCCTCGTAATGAAAACCATTCCCGGCGATCCATTTAATGATGAAAGCAGTAACACTTTATCACAAGAAACTTTGCAGATTCTTAAGTCACGCTATGGATTAAATAAGCCCTTATACCAACAATATATTCATTACTTAAAATCTCTAGTAACTTTAGATTTTGGAAATTCCCTGGTTTATAAGGACCGCAGCGTAACGAGCATTATCTCTACAGCATTTCCCGCATCAGCGATACTTGGATTCGAAAGCCTTATTCTTTCTATCTCGGGAGGGATCTCGTTAGGAACCTTAGCAGCATTAAGAAAAAAGAAACAAGGGCGCTATATCCTGCTCTCTTCTATTTTACAAATTTCTATTCCTGCATTTGTCCTGGCAACTATGCTACAATATATTTTTGCAGTGAAAATACCTATTTTCCCCATAGCCTGCTGGGGGAATTTTTCTCATACGATTTTGCCATCTTTAGCTTTAGCAATCACACCCATGGCATTCATAACGCAATTAACTTTTTCTTCGGTATCCTCAGTCTTAAATAAAGACTACGTCTTACTTGCCTATGCTAAAGGTCTCTCACCAATAAAAGTTGTACTTAGACATATTCTCCCCTACGCCGTATTCCCCACTATTTCCTACGCCGCATTTCTTGTAACTACAGTCATGACAGGAACATTCGCTATAGAAAATATCTTCTGTATTCCAGGTTTAGGGAAATGGTTTGTCTGTAGTATTAAACAACGTGACTATCCAGTAACTCTAGGATTATCTGTATTTTATGGGGCTTTCTTTATGCTAGCCTCACTACTATCAGATCTTATACAGGCAATGATAGATCCTCAGCTTCGCTACTCTTATAAAGAAGTTGAACAAGAAACAAACTTCTCCCAAGAAAGCGAACATCTCTAA